The following are encoded in a window of Coregonus clupeaformis isolate EN_2021a chromosome 34, ASM2061545v1, whole genome shotgun sequence genomic DNA:
- the msrb2 gene encoding methionine-R-sulfoxide reductase B2, mitochondrial, with the protein MSRFIVRLSLVISQRVAGKSVLLPKTRVPVFIRPVSASSGSGSLTRYDETTDWQKKLTPEQYVVTREKGTEMPFSGLYLNHSEVGMYHCVCCDTPLFSSEAKYDSGTGWPAFKEAHGTWERDESHASIIRRPDNTMGSAETEVLCKHCDAHLGHVFEDGPDPTGQRFCINSQSLNFRPRDLTPDD; encoded by the exons ATGTCTCGTTTTATCGTCCGACTTTCGCTCGTCATCTCTCAGAGAGTGGCTGGCAAGTCCGTCTTATTGCCCAAGACCAGGGTTCCTGTTTTCATCCGTCCCGTCTCCGCTAGTTCAG GCTCGGGATCTCTGACTCGTTATGATGAGACGACAGACTGGCAGAAGAAACTTACCCCTGAACAGTACgtggtcacgagggagaaggggacagagatg CCCTTCAGCGGTCTCTATCTGAACCATAGTGAGGTGGGGATGTACCACTGTGTGTGCTGCGACACTCCCCTCTTTAG ttCAGAGGCAAAGTATGACTCTGGGACAGGCTGGCCAGCGTTCAAAGAGGCTCATGGGACGTGGGAGCGCGATGAGAGCCACGCATCCATCATCCGTCGCCCTGACAACACCATGGGAAGTGCCGAGACAGAGGTCCTCTGTAAACAT TGTGACGCCCATCTGGGTCATGTGTTTGAGGATGGACCAGACCCCACAGGACAGAGGTTCTGCATCAACAGCCAGTCTCTTAACTTCAGACCGAGAGATCTCACACCCGACGACTAG